A genomic region of Equus caballus isolate H_3958 breed thoroughbred chromosome 1, TB-T2T, whole genome shotgun sequence contains the following coding sequences:
- the KAZALD1 gene encoding kazal-type serine protease inhibitor domain-containing protein 1: MPQPPAATLALPLLLLLLVVRTPPPTGARPSPGPDYLRRGWLRLLAEGEGCAPCRPEECAAPRGCLAGRVRDACGCCWECANLEGQLCDLDPSAHFYGRCGEQLECQLDTGGDLSRGEVPEPLCACRSQRPLCGSDGRTYAQICRLQEAARARPDANLTVAHLGPCESEPQIVLHPYDIWNVTGQDVIFGCEVFAYPMASIEWRKDGLDIQLPGDDPHISVQFRGGPQRFEVTGWLQIQSVRPSDEGTYRCLARNALGQVEAPASLTVLTPDQLNSTGIPQLPSLHLVPEEEAESEDSEDYY, translated from the exons ATGCCACAGCCGCCCGCAGCTACCTTGGCGCTGCCCCTGCTACTGCTACTGCTGGTGGTGCGGACGCCGCCCCCGACTGGCGCGCGGCCGTCCCCAGGCCCCGATTACCTGCGGCGTGGCTGGCTGCGGCTGCTGGCGGAGGGCGAGGGCTGCGCTCCCTGCCGGCCAGAGGAGTGCGCCGCGCCAAGGGGCTGCCTGGCCGGCCGGGTGCGCGACGCGTGCGGTTGCTGCTGGGAATGCGCCAACCTCGAGGGCCAGCTCTGCGACCTGGACCCCAGCGCCCACTTCTACGGGCGCTGCGGTGAGCAGCTTGAGTGCCAGTTGGACACAGGCGGCGACCTGAGCCGCGGAGAGGTGCCGGAGCCGTTGTGTGCCTGCCGCTCACAGCGCCCGCTCTGCGGTTCCGACGGCCGCACCTACGCGCAGATCTGCCGCCTGCAGGAAGCCGCCCGAGCTCGGCCCGACGCCAACCTCACTGTTGCGCACCTGGGGCCCTGCGAATCTG AGCCCCAGATCGTGTTGCACCCATATGACATTTGGAATGTGACCGGGCAGGATGTGATCTTTGGCTGTGAGGTGTTTGCCTACCCCATGGCCTCCATCGAATGGAGGAAGGATGGCCTGGACATTCAGCTGCCAGGGGATGACCCTCACATCTCTGTGCAG TTTAGGGGTGGACCCCAGAGGTTTGAGGTGACGGGCTGGCTGCAGATCCAGTCTGTGCGTCCCAGCGATGAGGGCACCTACCGCTGCCTGGCCCGCAATGCTCTGGGCCAGGTTGAGGCCCCGGCTAGCTTGACAGTTCTCACACCGG ACCAGCTGAACTCCACAGGCATCCCCCAGCTGCCATCCCTGCACCTGGTTCctgaggaggaggctgagagtGAAGACAGCGAGGATTACTActag